The following coding sequences lie in one Halogeometricum rufum genomic window:
- the serA gene encoding phosphoglycerate dehydrogenase — MKVLVTDPIDDAGLERLREAGHEVETAYDVAGDALLDAVADANALVVRSGTEVTDEVFEAAPDLVIVGRAGIGVDNIDIDAATDHGVIVANAPEGNVRAAAEHTVAMAFAAARSIPQAHARLKTGEWAKGDYLGTELNAKTLGIVGLGRVGQEVAKRLDGIGMDLVAYDPYISEERADRLGAELVEFEACLERADFLTVHTPLTPETKDLISTEELELMGGGYLVNCARGGVVDEAALAAAVENGTLDGAAIDVFADEPVSPDNPLLTVDEVVVTPHLGASTEAAQENVATSIADQIDAAFHGEPVMNALNAPSVDKSAFPRIRPYIDLAETAGKIAAQLLDGRISKVEVSYEGDIAEEEVELVTASALKGVFEPLEWQVNAVNAPSIAEERGIDVTESKSRQAEDFQSLVTVTVGNDENSLSICGTLFAGDDPRIVRIDGYRVDAIPHGQMLVARNYDKPGVIGFIGTVLGDNDVNIAGMFNARRHEEGGEAITVYNLDDPVPDAVREKLLADERITDVKYLTLNGTDE, encoded by the coding sequence ATGAAGGTACTCGTCACAGACCCCATCGACGATGCGGGTCTGGAACGCCTTCGTGAAGCGGGTCACGAAGTCGAGACTGCCTACGACGTAGCGGGCGATGCACTGTTGGACGCGGTGGCCGACGCGAACGCACTCGTGGTCCGCTCCGGTACCGAGGTGACCGACGAGGTGTTCGAGGCCGCACCCGACCTCGTCATCGTCGGACGCGCCGGCATCGGCGTCGACAACATCGACATCGACGCCGCCACCGACCACGGTGTCATCGTCGCGAACGCGCCGGAGGGGAACGTCCGCGCCGCCGCCGAACACACGGTGGCGATGGCGTTCGCCGCCGCGCGGTCCATCCCGCAGGCGCACGCCCGACTCAAGACCGGCGAGTGGGCCAAGGGCGACTACCTCGGCACGGAACTGAACGCAAAGACGCTGGGCATCGTCGGCCTCGGCCGCGTCGGGCAGGAGGTGGCCAAGCGACTCGACGGCATCGGCATGGACCTCGTGGCCTACGACCCCTACATCAGCGAGGAACGCGCCGACCGCCTCGGCGCGGAACTCGTCGAGTTCGAGGCGTGTCTCGAACGCGCTGACTTCCTGACGGTCCACACGCCGTTGACGCCCGAGACGAAGGACCTCATCTCGACCGAGGAGTTGGAACTGATGGGCGGCGGCTACCTCGTCAACTGCGCCCGCGGCGGCGTCGTGGACGAAGCGGCCCTCGCCGCGGCCGTCGAGAACGGGACGCTCGACGGGGCGGCCATCGACGTGTTCGCGGACGAACCGGTCTCGCCGGACAACCCGCTGTTGACCGTCGACGAAGTCGTCGTCACGCCGCACCTCGGCGCGTCCACCGAGGCGGCACAGGAGAACGTCGCCACCTCAATCGCCGACCAGATAGACGCCGCGTTCCACGGCGAACCCGTGATGAACGCGCTGAACGCGCCGTCGGTCGACAAGAGCGCGTTCCCGCGCATCCGCCCCTACATCGACCTGGCGGAGACGGCGGGCAAGATAGCCGCGCAACTGCTCGACGGCCGCATCTCCAAGGTCGAAGTCTCCTACGAGGGCGACATCGCCGAGGAGGAGGTGGAACTCGTCACCGCCTCCGCGCTGAAGGGCGTCTTCGAACCGCTGGAGTGGCAGGTGAACGCGGTCAACGCGCCGAGCATCGCCGAGGAACGCGGCATCGACGTCACGGAGTCGAAGTCCCGACAGGCGGAGGACTTCCAGAGCCTCGTCACCGTCACCGTCGGCAACGACGAGAACTCGCTGTCCATCTGCGGCACCCTGTTCGCCGGGGACGACCCGCGCATCGTCCGCATCGACGGCTACCGCGTCGACGCCATCCCGCACGGCCAGATGCTCGTCGCCCGCAACTACGACAAGCCCGGCGTCATCGGCTTCATCGGCACCGTCCTCGGCGACAACGACGTCAACATCGCGGGGATGTTCAACGCTCGTCGCCACGAGGAGGGCGGCGAGGCAATCACCGTCTACAACCTCGACGACCCCGTCCCGGACGCGGTCAGAGAGAAACTGCTGGCGGACGAACGCATCACCGACGTGAAGTACCTCACGCTGAACGGCACGGACGAGTAG
- the thrC gene encoding threonine synthase: protein MSLELTAPAPDVPDVADDGVWLECIETGDAYAPFDEIRYTSDHGHLLEVRYADPPTLDDFEGQGRGVWRYRAALPFEEGVSLPEGDTPLHEAPRLREDIGVDTLRIKHEGMNPTGSFKDRGMTVGVRVAQELGVGRLACASTGNTSAALAAYGARGGMETLVLLPSGKVAAGKIAQAALHDARILEVDGNFDSCLDIVQDLAERGEVYLLNSLNPFRLEGQKTIGLEILEEFRDDYGRFPDRIVLPVGNAGNTSALYKAFRELVQSGSLDPEQVPKLTGVQAEGAAPMVEAIEHGWADTKRWEEVETRATAIRIGNPVNAPKALPGIRETGGTAVAVSDEEITEAQRDLAREGIGVEPASAASVAGLRKLRGDGVVAADEDVVCLTTGHLLKDPDAAFEAGGEPEPVPNSTEQVLEHIGAE from the coding sequence ATGAGCCTCGAACTCACCGCTCCCGCGCCGGACGTCCCGGACGTCGCGGACGACGGCGTGTGGCTGGAGTGTATCGAGACGGGCGACGCGTACGCTCCGTTCGACGAGATTCGGTACACGAGCGACCACGGCCACCTGTTGGAAGTGCGCTACGCGGACCCGCCGACGCTGGACGACTTCGAAGGGCAGGGCCGCGGCGTCTGGCGCTACCGGGCGGCGCTCCCGTTCGAGGAGGGCGTGAGTCTCCCCGAGGGCGACACGCCCCTCCACGAGGCGCCCCGCCTCCGCGAGGACATCGGCGTCGACACCCTCCGCATCAAGCACGAGGGCATGAACCCGACGGGCAGTTTCAAAGACCGCGGCATGACCGTCGGCGTCCGCGTGGCGCAGGAACTGGGCGTGGGCCGCCTCGCCTGCGCCTCCACCGGCAACACCTCCGCCGCCCTCGCCGCCTACGGCGCCCGCGGCGGCATGGAGACGTTGGTGCTGCTCCCCTCCGGCAAAGTCGCCGCCGGGAAGATCGCACAGGCCGCCCTCCACGACGCGCGCATCCTCGAAGTCGACGGCAACTTCGACTCCTGTCTCGACATCGTGCAGGACCTCGCCGAACGCGGCGAGGTCTACCTCCTGAACTCGCTCAACCCGTTCCGACTGGAGGGACAGAAGACCATCGGGCTGGAGATTCTGGAGGAGTTCCGCGACGACTACGGCCGCTTCCCCGACCGAATCGTCCTGCCGGTCGGCAACGCGGGCAACACCTCGGCGCTCTACAAGGCGTTCCGCGAACTCGTCCAGTCGGGGTCGCTCGACCCCGAACAGGTGCCGAAACTCACCGGCGTGCAGGCCGAGGGCGCGGCTCCGATGGTCGAGGCCATCGAGCACGGGTGGGCAGACACGAAGCGCTGGGAGGAGGTGGAGACGCGGGCGACGGCCATCCGCATCGGCAACCCGGTCAACGCCCCGAAAGCCCTCCCGGGCATCCGCGAGACGGGCGGGACGGCCGTCGCCGTCTCGGACGAGGAGATAACCGAGGCGCAACGCGACTTAGCGCGCGAGGGCATCGGCGTCGAACCCGCCTCCGCCGCCTCCGTCGCCGGCCTCCGCAAACTCCGCGGTGATGGCGTCGTCGCCGCCGACGAGGACGTGGTCTGTCTCACCACCGGGCACCTCCTGAAGGACCCCGACGCGGCGTTCGAGGCGGGCGGCGAACCCGAACCCGTGCCGAACTCGACGGAACAGGTGCTGGAGCACATCGGCGCAGAGTAA
- a CDS encoding outer membrane protein assembly factor BamB family protein, whose amino-acid sequence MPSISRRGVLAGLTAAATTGLAGCLGDDGAFPDGDWPMPGRTPQNASALPETTLPNAVTEAWAAPVGSYWQSAPVVYDGDVAVATGSELATFDADSGDERMTRPLDAEVCANPAYDAATETLVVPTYDHGTDGDGGSVSAHDAASGEERWSLDAGDARPYSVRIADGVAYVRTSTACLAVATGDGAVRWRRDDFEPVAYEQYNAGEDLSASVAPTVAGDTVYVTDANRVRALAREDGRERWRLSAPFVLSAPAFDDDRLYVSEYAGDTAAFDADGEEVWRAPVSGVAAPSAGPETVYAVDGEIVALDAETGEERWRWDLRASTVDATPVATADGVLAVGNRSAALRDRRRFGGSGSRVRWSLPDQVSYFVSPAVGAGHLFVLDPFRSRLVAYESA is encoded by the coding sequence ATGCCCTCCATCTCGCGACGCGGCGTGCTCGCCGGACTGACCGCGGCGGCGACGACCGGTCTGGCGGGCTGTCTCGGCGACGACGGCGCCTTCCCCGACGGCGACTGGCCGATGCCGGGACGGACGCCGCAGAACGCGAGCGCCCTGCCGGAGACGACGCTGCCGAACGCGGTGACGGAGGCGTGGGCGGCGCCCGTCGGGTCGTACTGGCAGAGCGCACCCGTCGTCTACGACGGCGACGTGGCGGTGGCGACCGGGTCGGAACTCGCCACGTTCGACGCGGACAGCGGCGACGAACGGATGACCCGGCCGCTGGACGCTGAGGTGTGCGCGAACCCGGCGTACGACGCCGCGACGGAGACGCTCGTCGTCCCGACGTACGACCACGGAACCGACGGCGACGGCGGGTCCGTCTCCGCGCACGACGCGGCGTCCGGCGAGGAGCGCTGGTCGCTCGACGCGGGCGACGCTCGCCCGTACAGCGTCCGAATCGCCGACGGCGTGGCCTACGTCCGCACCTCGACGGCGTGTCTCGCGGTGGCGACGGGCGACGGCGCCGTCCGGTGGCGGCGCGACGACTTCGAACCCGTCGCCTACGAGCAGTACAACGCCGGCGAGGACCTGAGCGCCAGCGTCGCACCGACCGTCGCGGGCGACACGGTGTACGTGACGGACGCCAACCGCGTTCGAGCGCTCGCCCGTGAGGACGGCCGGGAGCGCTGGCGGCTGTCGGCGCCGTTCGTCCTGTCCGCGCCCGCGTTCGACGACGACAGACTGTACGTCAGCGAGTACGCGGGCGACACCGCGGCGTTCGACGCCGACGGCGAGGAGGTGTGGCGCGCGCCCGTCAGCGGCGTGGCCGCCCCCTCGGCGGGGCCCGAGACGGTGTACGCGGTGGACGGCGAAATCGTCGCGCTGGACGCCGAGACGGGCGAGGAGCGGTGGCGGTGGGACCTGCGGGCCAGCACCGTGGACGCGACGCCGGTGGCGACGGCCGACGGCGTCCTCGCCGTCGGCAACCGGTCGGCGGCCCTGCGCGACCGGCGCCGGTTCGGCGGGTCGGGGAGTCGCGTCCGGTGGTCGCTGCCCGACCAGGTGTCGTACTTCGTCTCGCCGGCCGTCGGCGCCGGGCACCTGTTCGTCCTCGACCCGTTCCGGTCGCGACTCGTCGCGTACGAGTCGGCGTGA
- a CDS encoding helix-turn-helix domain-containing protein, which yields MSDAPDMGDLIETDDPSFQHVLACVFGVQEHESRTYLTLLDNPGSTVAELADILDRDRSNVNRSLTTLMEKGLAGRERRLLDPGGYVYQYTGTPLPEAKEMLHEALDEWAERVHDSIDDYGGE from the coding sequence ATGAGCGACGCGCCAGACATGGGGGACCTCATCGAGACGGACGACCCCAGTTTCCAGCACGTACTCGCGTGCGTCTTCGGGGTGCAGGAACACGAGAGTCGGACGTACCTCACCCTCCTCGACAACCCCGGCAGCACCGTGGCCGAACTCGCGGACATCCTCGACAGGGACCGGAGCAACGTCAACCGCTCCCTGACGACGCTGATGGAGAAGGGACTCGCCGGACGGGAGCGCCGACTGCTGGACCCCGGCGGCTACGTCTACCAGTACACGGGCACGCCGCTTCCGGAGGCCAAGGAGATGCTCCACGAGGCACTCGACGAGTGGGCCGAACGGGTCCACGACAGCATCGACGACTACGGCGGCGAGTAG
- a CDS encoding DUF7519 family protein: MFVAEAAHSLVLFWLGSDPPETLSSAAGGLLVGSLVFVASLIPPVASAATGLFSEGTVLWAFATGYGVGATLLGVAAGTLFVVLSVVAVVATLVERGVVPPAAGGFALGSGLLFLAALLAAVADAAPVVTVATVGAALLVWDVGENAVDVGATLGTDAETRRGEAVHAAGSVAVVAGAVALASLSLYVLGPLSVPAGRARLALLLALVAFLALAVATVRD, translated from the coding sequence GTGTTCGTCGCCGAGGCGGCCCACTCGCTCGTCCTGTTCTGGCTGGGGTCGGACCCGCCGGAGACGCTGTCGTCCGCGGCGGGCGGCCTCCTCGTCGGGTCGCTCGTCTTCGTCGCGAGCCTGATTCCGCCCGTCGCCTCGGCCGCCACCGGCCTGTTCTCCGAGGGGACCGTACTGTGGGCGTTCGCGACTGGCTACGGCGTCGGCGCGACGCTCCTCGGCGTCGCGGCGGGGACGCTGTTCGTCGTCCTCTCCGTCGTCGCCGTCGTCGCCACCCTCGTCGAACGCGGGGTCGTCCCGCCCGCCGCGGGCGGGTTCGCCCTCGGGAGCGGTCTGCTGTTCCTCGCGGCGTTGCTGGCGGCCGTCGCCGACGCCGCGCCGGTCGTCACGGTGGCGACTGTCGGGGCCGCCCTCCTCGTCTGGGACGTGGGGGAGAACGCCGTGGACGTGGGCGCGACGCTCGGCACCGACGCGGAGACGCGCCGCGGCGAGGCGGTCCACGCCGCCGGGAGCGTCGCCGTCGTCGCCGGAGCCGTCGCCCTCGCGTCGCTCTCGCTGTACGTCCTCGGACCGCTCTCGGTCCCCGCGGGCCGCGCGCGACTCGCGTTGCTCCTCGCCCTCGTGGCGTTCCTCGCTCTCGCGGTGGCGACGGTCCGCGACTGA
- a CDS encoding DUF5828 family protein, whose translation MEESVSGFKTRGSWGDVVEHGERITRALREAGVDSDAFEEWDEWRPKAHERLNEDVNEKTAAQASVGEGQGEKAGKDPNEDLQTAGEKLSESYQKVDEGDSDGAVERWSESIGYVARAADSAGRKALRKVEDTVYRKVMTQLAPYYFDNELISANIQKSTRGEGDVTFIFEVNVNDDELKSHVSSRLGEYDDEVDRWHVDIEKETTTAEAAEGVEPPESKTESNYTTN comes from the coding sequence ATGGAAGAGAGCGTTTCCGGCTTCAAAACGCGGGGGTCGTGGGGTGACGTCGTCGAGCACGGCGAACGTATCACGCGTGCCCTCCGCGAGGCGGGCGTGGACAGCGACGCCTTCGAGGAGTGGGACGAGTGGCGCCCCAAGGCGCACGAACGGCTGAACGAGGACGTCAACGAGAAGACGGCCGCGCAGGCCAGCGTCGGCGAAGGACAGGGCGAGAAGGCGGGGAAGGACCCGAACGAGGACCTCCAGACCGCCGGCGAGAAACTGTCCGAGTCGTACCAGAAGGTGGACGAGGGCGACAGCGACGGCGCCGTCGAACGCTGGAGCGAGTCCATCGGCTACGTCGCCCGCGCGGCCGACTCCGCCGGCCGAAAGGCCCTGCGGAAGGTCGAAGACACCGTCTACCGGAAGGTGATGACCCAACTCGCCCCGTACTACTTCGACAACGAACTCATCAGCGCGAACATCCAGAAGTCCACGCGCGGTGAGGGCGACGTGACGTTCATCTTCGAGGTGAACGTCAACGACGACGAGTTGAAGTCGCACGTCAGCAGTCGCCTCGGCGAGTACGACGACGAGGTGGACCGCTGGCACGTGGACATCGAGAAGGAGACGACGACGGCCGAGGCGGCCGAGGGCGTCGAACCCCCCGAGTCCAAGACGGAGTCGAACTACACGACGAACTGA
- a CDS encoding cupin domain-containing protein, which translates to MGYRVVDCDEVETVEDRPCEMRRLSAAAGLEHVAINRFRAAPGEQVPLAYHYHEEQEEAFYVLSGTLFVETPAETYEVPAGDLFAVDPNSPQRAYNPADATEPVELLAVGAPAVSGDAVAYDPEDAAE; encoded by the coding sequence ATGGGATATCGTGTCGTGGACTGCGACGAGGTGGAGACGGTCGAGGACCGACCCTGCGAGATGCGACGGCTGTCGGCGGCGGCGGGGTTGGAGCACGTCGCCATCAACCGCTTCCGCGCGGCCCCCGGCGAGCAGGTGCCGCTGGCGTACCACTACCACGAGGAGCAGGAGGAGGCGTTCTACGTCCTCTCCGGCACGCTGTTCGTCGAGACGCCCGCGGAGACGTACGAGGTGCCGGCGGGGGACCTGTTCGCCGTCGACCCGAACAGCCCGCAGCGAGCGTACAACCCCGCGGACGCGACCGAGCCGGTGGAACTGCTCGCCGTCGGCGCACCCGCCGTCTCCGGCGACGCGGTGGCGTACGACCCGGAGGACGCGGCGGAATGA